In a genomic window of Syntrophorhabdales bacterium:
- a CDS encoding helix-turn-helix domain-containing protein has product MPRKSPFPIVLSVAERVELEKIARKYTSSYYSVIRAKVILMAAQDMENDEIGQKLGLPRQIVSKWRKRFYDERFQGLEDRSRPGRPSGFPPRRRRPGKGSGL; this is encoded by the coding sequence ATGCCAAGGAAGAGTCCGTTCCCCATTGTGCTGTCCGTGGCCGAGCGTGTCGAGCTCGAAAAGATTGCCCGGAAATATACGTCATCTTATTATTCTGTGATCCGGGCCAAAGTGATCTTGATGGCGGCGCAGGATATGGAGAACGACGAAATCGGGCAGAAGCTGGGGCTGCCCCGCCAGATCGTGAGCAAGTGGCGGAAGCGGTTTTATGATGAACGATTCCAGGGGCTGGAAGATCGGTCCAGACCCGGACGGCCGTCCGGGTTTCCCCCCCGACGTCGTCGTCCAGGTAAAGGCTCTGGCCTGTGA
- a CDS encoding IS630 family transposase: MMNDSRGWKIGPDPDGRPGFPPDVVVQVKALACELPAESGIPLSRWSTGEIAREVIQRGIVAEVSGSTIWRWLGEDAIRPWHYRSWIFPRDREFEQKAGRVLDLYQGMWDGLPLGTCDFVISADEKTSIQARHRRHGSLGARKGEGQKVEFEYARKGALSYLAAWDVKRAKLFGRCEAKTGITPFTRLVQDVMACEPYCSARRVFWILDNGSSHRGLPSVHRLQGKWPQITVVHLPVHASWLNQIEIYFSILQRKVLTPNDFPSLANLAERILRFQAHYERIARPFEWKFTRKKLSDLMHKLSGPSLELPHAA; encoded by the coding sequence ATGATGAACGATTCCAGGGGCTGGAAGATCGGTCCAGACCCGGACGGCCGTCCGGGTTTCCCCCCCGACGTCGTCGTCCAGGTAAAGGCTCTGGCCTGTGAGCTGCCCGCGGAGAGTGGGATTCCCCTGTCGCGATGGAGCACGGGGGAGATCGCGAGGGAGGTCATCCAGAGGGGCATCGTGGCTGAGGTGAGCGGGTCGACCATCTGGCGGTGGCTCGGCGAGGATGCGATCAGACCCTGGCACTACCGGAGCTGGATCTTTCCCCGCGATCGTGAGTTCGAGCAGAAGGCCGGCAGGGTCCTGGATCTCTATCAGGGCATGTGGGATGGGCTTCCGCTGGGTACGTGCGACTTTGTGATCTCCGCCGATGAAAAGACCAGCATTCAGGCGAGGCATCGAAGGCACGGAAGTCTCGGGGCACGGAAGGGAGAAGGACAGAAAGTGGAGTTTGAATACGCCAGAAAGGGGGCGCTGAGCTACCTTGCGGCCTGGGACGTGAAAAGGGCAAAGCTGTTCGGACGATGCGAGGCCAAGACCGGGATCACCCCCTTTACCCGGCTGGTTCAGGACGTCATGGCGTGCGAACCGTACTGTTCTGCCAGGAGAGTCTTCTGGATCCTCGACAACGGGTCTTCGCACCGGGGGTTGCCCTCTGTACACAGGCTTCAAGGTAAGTGGCCGCAGATCACGGTCGTCCATCTTCCCGTCCATGCCAGCTGGTTGAACCAAATAGAAATCTATTTCTCCATCCTTCAGCGCAAGGTACTCACGCCGAACGACTTCCCTTCCCTTGCCAATCTCGCGGAAAGGATTCTCCGCTTCCAGGCACACTACGAGAGGATCGCCCGGCCCTTCGAATGGAAGTTCACCAGAAAAAAGTTGTCTGATCTGATGCATAAACTTTCAGGGCCATCACTGGAGCTACCTCATGCGGCATAA
- a CDS encoding glycosyltransferase family 2 protein has protein sequence MLLSIVIPAYNEERFLPEVLRRVKETPYDKEIIVVDDASVDGTRRYLETLRDDTIKTVFHEKNKGKGAALRSGVQIARGDIIVVQDADLEYDPKDYPTLLEPILSGNADVVYGSRFLGGAHRVFYFRHYVGNKIVTLLSNIFSDLNLTDMETGYKAFTRNVFERITIESNRFGFEPEITAKVAKRGYRIYEVPVSYHGRSYSEGKKITWKDGIKALFTIIKYNLLRQ, from the coding sequence ATGCTTTTATCTATAGTAATTCCTGCCTACAACGAAGAGCGTTTCCTGCCGGAGGTCCTTCGACGGGTGAAAGAAACACCCTACGACAAAGAGATCATTGTGGTGGACGATGCCTCGGTCGACGGCACGAGGCGCTACCTCGAAACGCTCCGGGACGACACCATCAAAACCGTTTTCCATGAGAAAAACAAGGGTAAGGGTGCGGCGCTCAGGAGTGGCGTACAGATTGCTCGCGGCGATATCATTGTGGTCCAGGATGCTGACCTTGAGTATGATCCGAAGGATTACCCGACGCTTCTGGAGCCGATCCTCTCAGGCAATGCCGACGTTGTCTATGGGTCTCGTTTTCTGGGCGGAGCGCACCGCGTATTTTATTTCCGCCACTACGTGGGCAACAAGATCGTTACCTTGCTCTCGAACATATTCAGCGATCTTAACCTGACCGACATGGAAACCGGCTACAAAGCCTTTACGAGGAATGTATTCGAACGTATCACGATAGAGTCGAACAGATTTGGATTCGAGCCGGAAATTACGGCAAAGGTAGCGAAGCGTGGCTACAGAATCTATGAGGTTCCGGTCTCGTATCACGGCAGAAGCTACAGTGAGGGGAAAAAGATCACGTGGAAAGATGGTATCAAGGCGCTTTTCACCATCATCAAGTATAATCTGCTGCGGCAATGA
- a CDS encoding AAA family ATPase — translation MEIPYVEYCGLAEKPFGLTPDPSFYFESGSFREAADHLRFFLDQKEGFALIYGDVGLGKTTISRIFLESLDKKMYHTALILNPIMDEAEFLKQVLRELAVPVLTTNREELLENLREFLLDEYREGKETVLIIDEAQLLSSHLFEFIRVLSNFETDKQKILHIILFAQPEIVQKLAEPGLRYLAQRITIIYRLRPLSEDEVFLYINHRLLRAGSRGFVQFTDDAVKEIYRTSGGCPRVINVICDRCLLYLYTHSHRLVDGTTVRAVLEEESQSLMRKPVKKFRKKAYAIAAGIAILLLSFLLRPYLSPIYKFFGTRSVADTAAKTE, via the coding sequence GTGGAAATACCCTATGTAGAGTATTGTGGCCTCGCGGAAAAGCCCTTCGGGTTAACACCCGATCCCTCCTTCTACTTCGAATCCGGAAGCTTCAGAGAAGCGGCCGACCACCTGAGGTTCTTTCTAGACCAGAAGGAGGGGTTTGCGCTTATCTATGGTGACGTGGGTCTCGGTAAGACAACGATATCCCGTATCTTCCTGGAAAGTCTTGACAAGAAGATGTACCACACCGCTCTTATCCTTAATCCTATCATGGATGAGGCTGAATTCCTGAAGCAGGTACTGAGGGAACTTGCGGTACCTGTTCTCACCACTAACAGAGAAGAGCTCCTCGAGAACCTGAGGGAATTTCTGCTGGATGAGTATCGTGAAGGAAAAGAGACGGTGCTCATCATAGACGAGGCGCAGTTGCTTTCGTCTCACCTTTTTGAGTTTATCCGTGTGCTCTCCAATTTCGAGACGGATAAGCAAAAGATACTCCACATCATTCTTTTCGCCCAGCCGGAAATCGTTCAGAAGCTTGCAGAGCCGGGCTTGCGCTACCTGGCACAGAGAATCACTATCATTTACAGGCTGAGGCCTCTGAGCGAAGATGAGGTTTTTCTCTACATCAATCACAGGCTGCTCAGGGCGGGCTCCAGAGGCTTCGTGCAGTTCACAGACGACGCAGTCAAAGAAATTTACCGAACATCCGGCGGTTGCCCCCGCGTTATAAATGTGATCTGCGATCGCTGCCTTCTCTATCTTTACACGCATTCACACCGCCTTGTCGACGGTACCACGGTGAGGGCTGTCCTTGAAGAGGAGAGCCAGAGCCTTATGCGAAAGCCCGTCAAAAAATTCAGAAAAAAGGCCTACGCGATCGCTGCCGGCATCGCCATACTTTTGCTCTCATTCCTGTTGAGGCCCTATTTGAGCCCCATCTACAAGTTCTTCGGCACCAGGTCAGTCGCCGATACCGCTGCAAAGACAGAATAA
- a CDS encoding prepilin-type N-terminal cleavage/methylation domain-containing protein, which yields MVHRAFAGEFVNSRSHGSNMWRRLCRLPSCGGFTLVELIVIIVLVGLLGAVVGMKSGFSTSSSNLRVALDQIAADLRFLQSQSMATMACTGGNTVSFPGGGNSYLLPMALPQGTTCLVQGQWKTLPSGVTISNGLTVTFNSLGEYNTTTDATLTLNSQGKTGTVKIYANSGDVEAY from the coding sequence ATGGTTCACAGGGCGTTTGCCGGCGAATTTGTCAACTCGCGTAGCCACGGCAGTAACATGTGGCGCAGGCTTTGCCGCCTGCCATCCTGCGGCGGCTTCACCCTAGTTGAGTTAATCGTAATAATTGTGCTGGTTGGTTTGCTTGGGGCTGTTGTGGGCATGAAGTCGGGGTTTTCGACCTCCAGCTCTAATCTCAGGGTGGCCCTTGACCAAATAGCCGCTGACCTGCGGTTTCTCCAATCTCAGTCCATGGCGACAATGGCCTGCACGGGTGGGAACACAGTCTCCTTTCCGGGTGGTGGAAACTCATACTTGCTGCCTATGGCGTTGCCCCAGGGGACAACGTGTCTTGTGCAAGGGCAATGGAAGACGCTTCCCTCAGGGGTAACGATAAGCAACGGCTTGACAGTCACGTTCAACTCGCTGGGGGAATACAACACTACTACCGACGCCACGCTTACGCTCAATTCTCAGGGAAAGACTGGCACTGTCAAAATATACGCCAACTCGGGTGATGTGGAGGCATATTGA
- a CDS encoding LptF/LptG family permease: protein MIRLAVIRWRATFKKLYIYLLRELVSLFFLSLFIFTFILVVSRIGRLADLVINKGVSLTDIFLLVAYSFPAYLTFTFPMAFLLSMIVVLGRLSGENEILALKANGINLRSLLVPFALLGLIIFVIGVLNTTVLVSHAGEAFRDTLVTIAKKSISVEDKEGMFNDSIPDVVIFIEKVDKKNRDLSGVFISDDRDEGVRQTISAEKGTVNLDVNTLDLSFLLKNGSVHRWEKASDTYRTVAFKDYVFAMNLTKVLPYNPGLRRKPNEMGLRELAAKYRAATGADKYELLLDLYKKFTIPLAAAVFVLVGVPLGIRRRAEGKFSGVIYSLIIFLSYYVVVAVTENIGGQYNISPFLVAATPNILVIGTGLYLLKDLNTEEQTRPSGWWKIRLESLVAKIK, encoded by the coding sequence ATGATACGATTAGCCGTGATCCGATGGCGTGCAACCTTTAAAAAACTCTACATCTATCTTCTCAGGGAACTTGTTTCCCTTTTTTTTCTTTCCCTGTTCATCTTCACATTCATACTGGTGGTGAGCCGGATAGGCCGATTAGCCGATCTGGTCATCAACAAGGGAGTCAGCCTCACCGACATTTTTCTTCTTGTGGCCTATTCATTTCCCGCTTATCTCACCTTCACCTTTCCAATGGCCTTTTTGCTTTCGATGATCGTAGTGCTGGGCAGGCTCTCCGGCGAAAACGAAATACTGGCGCTGAAAGCAAACGGGATAAACCTTCGTAGCCTGCTCGTGCCCTTTGCACTTCTTGGATTGATCATTTTTGTAATCGGCGTGCTCAATACAACCGTTCTCGTCTCGCATGCCGGAGAGGCCTTCAGGGATACGCTTGTAACCATCGCAAAAAAGAGCATATCAGTCGAGGATAAGGAAGGCATGTTCAACGATTCTATTCCCGACGTGGTGATCTTCATAGAGAAGGTTGACAAGAAAAACCGTGACCTCTCAGGCGTCTTCATATCCGACGACAGGGACGAGGGCGTGCGGCAGACGATCTCCGCAGAAAAGGGCACGGTAAACCTCGATGTCAACACGCTGGATCTTTCTTTCCTGCTCAAAAACGGAAGTGTCCACCGGTGGGAAAAAGCAAGCGACACGTACCGGACCGTGGCCTTCAAGGACTATGTTTTCGCCATGAATCTCACGAAGGTGCTGCCTTACAATCCCGGCCTGCGCCGAAAACCGAATGAGATGGGCCTCAGGGAATTAGCGGCAAAATACCGGGCGGCAACAGGGGCGGACAAGTACGAACTGTTGCTTGACCTCTACAAGAAGTTTACCATCCCGTTGGCAGCTGCAGTCTTCGTTCTGGTAGGAGTCCCGCTGGGCATCAGACGACGGGCCGAGGGAAAATTCTCCGGCGTCATATACAGTCTCATCATTTTCCTGTCTTACTACGTCGTTGTCGCAGTGACGGAAAATATTGGAGGGCAATACAATATCTCACCCTTCCTCGTCGCCGCCACTCCAAACATACTCGTGATAGGAACAGGGCTCTACCTGCTGAAGGACTTGAACACCGAGGAGCAGACTCGTCCTTCAGGCTGGTGGAAAATAAGATTGGAGTCACTGGTTGCGAAAATTAAGTAG